The Euphorbia lathyris chromosome 3, ddEupLath1.1, whole genome shotgun sequence genome contains a region encoding:
- the LOC136222881 gene encoding probable beta-1,4-xylosyltransferase IRX14H has product MFIGVLMKFSSKLTELLDQLDYAHLNLIGVGRNGGSNDSIAILGPMRSKDLHYCSCVITSSSSDVVHGLDGWSLVCLGLVGFVVEIGHLFSSDPTKSTFNFKINRNESTTSRLGVHKLKNVPSNLVDNSPLFVIERRVSSRVVVDRHRIRIRPWPHPNTNEVMRAHQIIGRVQREQRIQFGVKTPKTIIAITPTYVRTFQMLHLTGVMHSLLLVLYDLIWIVVEAGGFTNETMSIITKSALKTIHIGFKERMSNSWEGGHKLEAKMRLAALRVVREKKLDGVVLFADENIEIPLSLLKDPSMVEPLESCERQVMLWWLRVEARSDSKFPPGYAFHPSPLLLF; this is encoded by the exons atgttcATTGGGGTTCTCATGAAGTTCTCCTCCAAATTGACCGAGTTGTTAGATCAATTAGATTATGCTCATCTTAATCTCATAGGTgttggccggaatggtgggaGCAACGATTCCATTGCGATTTTGGGGCCTatgcggagcaaggatctccattaTTGTTCTTGTGTCATTACCTCCTCCAGTTCGGACGTTGTTCACGGGTTGGACGGGTGGTCTTTGGTTTGCCTCGGGTTGGTTGGCTTTGTTGTTGAAATTGGCCATCTTTTCTCTTCggatcctacaaagagtacgttcaatttcaagatcaataggaacgagagtaccACTTCGAGATTGGGTGTGCATAAActaaagaa TGTTCCTTCAAATCTTGTTGATAACAGTCCACTCTTTGTAATTGAGAGAAGAGTTAGCTCTAGAGTTGTTGTCGACCGTCATAGAATCCGGATCCGGCCGTGGCCTCATCCTAACACCAACGAGGTTATGAGAGCGCATCAGATAATCGGGAGGGTGCAGAGAGAACAAAGGATTCAGTTTGGAGTGAAGACTCCTAAGACTATTATCGCAATCACACCGACTTATGTGCGAACTTTCCAAATGCTGCATTTGACCGGTGTTATGCACTCACTCTTGCTTGTCCTTTACGACCTTATTTGGATTGTGGTGGAAGCCGGTGGCTTCACTAACGAAACTATGTCCATCATCACGAAATCGGCACTCAAGACTATCCATATTGGATTTAAAGAGAGAATGTCGAATTCCTGGGAGGGAGGCCATAAATTGGAGGCCAAAATGCGGCTTGCTGCTTTGAG AGTTGTGAGAGAGAAGAAGCTGGATGGGGTagtgttgtttgcagatgagaATATAGAAATTCCTCTGTCTCTTTTGAAGGATCCTTCAATGGTGGAGCCTTTAGAAAGCTGTGAGCGGCAAGTTATGCTTTGGTGGCTCCGTGTTGAAGCCCGAAGTGATAGCAAATTTCCTCCTGGATATGCTTTTCATCCTTCACCTTTACTACTATTCTAG